A segment of the Maylandia zebra isolate NMK-2024a linkage group LG2, Mzebra_GT3a, whole genome shotgun sequence genome:
tgaacagtgtggaaagtctttttccttgaagcgttccctaaaaaaacaccaactcatccacagtggagttaaagcgtacagctgtgatcagtgtggcagagcttttactcgcagtagcagcttacagagtcatctagttacccactctggaattaaggcgtacagctgtgacatctgtggaaaaactttcagccagagaagGAGCCGAAATaaacacctacgcattcacaccagacatgatgtgtactgctgtgaacagtgtggcaaatactttacaacagacgcacacttacaacaacacatgtttacccacactgaggagagaccttatcaatgtgacctgtgtgagaagacttttaaatctccacgttacctgagacaacaccaacagatccacaccagaaagagactctacaagtgcagctactgtgagagaagcttctcacattcACGTAgtcgtaacattcatgaacgtgcacacatggaaggaaactacagctgtgaccagtgtgacaagagcttcaggaatctcagatcatactctgcacacaaactatcccacgttactaataaactgtttcactgttaccaatgtgcccaaacattcacctcattgtctgctctgtgcaaacatcagcgtgatcactcagggctgaaatcactcccatcactggatcacagtgaatctgaagacacagaaagatcctctggtttctgtgtcggactcaaaaagcttgagatcaggctccacagagttcagatagaatcatttaaccttttttgaactgaactggttgctgggctgaacttctacataatacagatctacatgggatcttcttttctgttttttactgagtcagttttgtccttttttctctgtcctggttttgctcgtctgtaaatgattgaaactcagtcaaatagttcattgttctccagcaaaacgttttggaaactcatgtttaacctttaaaactctgacatgttttagcacacaaggcttcatcggggagttcactcatgattggaccatgagaacaaaggtttttagttctttcaaagagagtcttggagatgtttgatgtttctgtttttctgaaaccacctgaaagaaaaactatttttcttgctttatgtagtgtggaagtttttaatgtttcttcatctgttatgttcttgaatgtgttcacgtgaagatggtacaaataaactgtcctttcagctttagctcctaatttattcattatttatggatgtagcacagcagccgtctcttgattaacacatggagggctcgggatctgatggtgtcgtctccctaatttgcccactcagtaaatctcactcatggccaagaaattgaaataaaccttgtttccctgctggatagtgatccactgtaactctgctcctccttcctgtttaggatttctgtggctgaagtaaaattccctccatccatcacttatcccagctaacccaaagtgaaataaagttttgctggtcttaaaaaagcattacaataatgggcattaccaatgcaaactgaatgatacagaagatgaaagaagagactttgatcagttaataaagctcatgatctggattcattgtggctgctacacagatacttctgggtcacttctctcagttaggaaccttcctcaccaaactgactgttggaccacacccctggtttcatgagaaattgtttcagccatgatttctcttcctgtatttcagagtaaagactgaagtgacaaatggaagcatgtttaaaaaacacaatgtgagagagacgttgaggtccttagaagttaccctgggtttttctgtcaccctgctagatgttacacaccttgttattggactgatttctactgctggactactcctgcggagagtaacaatactcttactaattagctccctttcacacctttggggatatttatttttgtgtttgcagcgctgtgagccagaacagcgagagaaaaatctgcaacagcgacgagccgaatgcttacgtgaatcgcagcagctgcacatgtgctacgctgaattagaggatatctttgctctggatttctatttctactctttcatttctatatgattcttcttgcatctaaacaaagatgattcaatttgctaaatgttgatggctcttcgtgctcaggtgtaaatgagacgtaatatttgctcttggtttggttctcctgtacagaaccttgcagtacaacagaaacctaaaaacattatttgtagttgttattcttagttgttctgctgcctaaataccacagggtctgattatgaagttactgagctgcacatacgttacgacctgcttaagttcgaggtcacagcgtctgtagagcagctggaacataatgaagtctacaaggttaaagttttctcttcagttattgttctttctgctgcttggtttgatggagctgagagcttttgtttttattattgttattataattatcattaatattttactctctagaagctttaaaatagtgtttgcgtttgaaaaaaattgatttaagaattgaacagaaacatctgtccttctgaaaatcgcccaaaggcacggagacaaagtcaaaggatgcaacctgtaactttctcttccttcatgtcaggaccatcatccatgatttatataaaatgcatatagcaacagtagcactttagtttggactttatgatttctgtaactggaaaatataattttgtttaaagacagaagtgaccgcatagttgcaacatcaaagggaaatattaattaattagcatcaagtatatttgttgcttaagcgtttgcactataacttaagtaggattataacttttaaggaaggaaagatttcagatatttagttcactgcttcagttattttatatgaaattaaaacatttacgttggtcaaatatgatgctctaaatcaaataaaagtttgaaaataaatgatgtatttttaaatgctgcaacaaatgttcacaaaaagtaactataattaaaaccagttaaacaaaatcaaatgtttgaatcatgcttaaccaaatgccaggctggagagctgaacctaaagtatacgtagaaagatttcaacatctgagcagtttttaatgtttttatcacatataaatgtcacagcagtgggtcctggcccaatgctttgtgtttttggttttctttgactcttgtttttcttggtttttgttcttcttatttatcaggctctcagtaatcttagttctccctccctcagtgttcatttcagcctgtgtttagtttctgttcccgtgtcccacgtttcatcgtttcatgtcgagtcagccctgtctctctgtttcctgtgtctccccagtcagccccgcctccctcgggcactcatgtgtgatacagagtaataaacctgactacatttgctacactctctttattacctgttactttaaaactcatacactaattatgtctgcccatctctctaatgtgaaggtcaaaggtcaacatcccagtgacataagaataatcccaaaggggcaaaggcagcggttaatttagcatatttagcattaagggtacagcaaggatatacttttacttattgtggcaggggtgtggtctctggcctgctgcagtggaggctggtggcgggacgttggacggcacaggtgagggtgatggagctcatgactctcccctttatagtgacggaggagactggcgtgggggaagcgtgtagtggaggaagccgaggagagagctggtttctggctacaaagacggcgtcaaaccagaaaagattgctcgTGGTCAAATAATGTGTCAATCAGCTGTGAATCAAACTGTGTGTGGCTCAGTTCATGTCACAGTGTTGTTTAGTATATCTTCACTTGTCTCACTCTCCTTCTGTTCTGTCCATCAGGACGATCCTCAGCGCTTACACAGATCCTCCATCGATGTTTTGGATCCAATCAGTGATCAGTTCTACGAGGAGGCCTGGATGTTCACCAGCGCTCGCTACACCTCCATCTACCAGAAGGTGAGTGTACTCCTTTGTACTCAGATTAACATTTTActtcttaaaatacattttcatatatGAGCTTTCTATTATTTCATGGCCATTtaatcaatattaaaattacaagCATATCAACAAAGGTGAAGCTGGTTTGTTCCACTTGCTGTCACACAGTCATGGAGgaatacaataaatacataatcagTCATAGATCCTGAACAATGACATTAAAAGAAAGTCTGTGGCTCTAAAAACTAAACAGTATAAAGACATGCtccaagctgctgtttctctcctACTCCTCTAGGTTTTCCACTGTCGGCCATCCAGCGATGCTGGAGGGCTACCTGGCCAATGCTGGCCTACACAAAGAGGTCCCGGCtcggaggagctgaagaagatccttgCCTTCCTCGTCAGTTTCCTCTTCAGTTCCTATCCCAACAAAACCTTCTTGCACCTATTAGCTCCAAAGAGGCTATGGTGCCCGTGGAGGTCTGGACCTGAGGCCTGTGCTCATCACGTGGATAGAAAACACTCTGACACCATTCTGGAGGTCTGATGGGACTCTGaccaaaacacagatgaaataaaacttgtggctggagcttttaaaattactttttcaccTCATAGATTAATGCTCATGATTGCATGTTAGCAAGACAGCATCTCCCCAAGGTGAAACTCTCAGGAGACATTTACTCTTAAACTGTAATCTGGTTGAGACTACTTGAGGAGATCTTAGTAGCGAGTATGTGGATTTAGTCTCTTCACCAACAGCAGACAGACCCATGCCAAGAAAGCAGACATGTTCTCAAAGAAAGCCGAGAGCAGAGATTGgaaaaagctaaaaagaaaaagctgcagcttcagacGACTATCTGCCTGTAAGGCTGAAAAAGTCCAGTTACGCTCTATTTTGGAAAAGCTCCCAGTTTTGGTAACCTGGACTTTTATTTCCCCTCTTCTGCTACAGATGTTGACTGTGACCTCAGAGGCCAACTGGaccacacagctgcagcaggagtgaGGGAGAGGAGTCTTCATCCAGcttcaaagaaaacatccaggtaaagtgacgtggatCAGCGGATAAAGCCGTCTCCACTTTCAAAGGAGATCCTCTGAGAGAGAGACTCTCTGAGCCATTTTAGCCTCAAATTATAGGACTTTATAGTACAGCAAcacttttaaaggacaaaaataagataaactgtgactgtaatacaaacaaagtattgcatgtgtttttaaaagtgttccTCCGATGGGCAGGATATCACTATTAGACTGTCCCACCAGCCAACTTCAACAAGAGACCACAGCAGCATTCAGtgatcagcacagatgttcctctaacactcagcatctgatccctgttggtctgtgtgcttctgcttttgctcAGTTAGAAACCCTGCAGCAACCCGACCCAAAACTGTGTCTTCTTGTTGGCCTCAACGTTGAAGTGTCAAACGTCCAACATCTGGAAAGGAAACCACGCCAGTGTACTGTGATGTTTCACCAACATGTGGCAGACGCTGGTCCTGCCTttcatgctgacatcagcagagagcccCGCCTACCTCAAAGCCTCCCCTGTCATGTATTGATCAGGATGATTATGAAGATGAGCGAGTGCAAATAAGACTGTAAAAGTCCACGAGCAGAATGTTTGGAtgctttctaatgattcatgaaTATCatgagagtgtttgtgtgttttgtcttttctttgctgacgtttgttactaacaaagacaatttacgctctgtgtgtgttttcatccttACCAGCCGCACTCTAACTGCAATGAAGGAAACAAACTGTAGAAATGGTCGACTCAGTGACTTCATAAAATATTGAAGTGGTTCAGGTAAagccagtttttaaatgaccatgaacactgagcgtattgtatctgtacagcatgtttttctattaGACAGATTTGTAACAGAGGCCTTGCTCTCAGTAAGTTTGAAATCCttttctgatttcttttgtAATCTCTGATCTTTGTGTATCCTGCTCAGTTTGCATGCTGCCTGTAggagtttctgtctttgtatttgAAGAGAATTCATTGAATATACTCAGCTGCTTCCCTTTGGTGCCtcacacatcactgaagtttttcagtgtccagttatttgtttttaatagctttttgaattctctgtttgtttgaccctgtagactgtttaatggactgctcgtcttcctgtttgtaaccaCTGCCTGTTTAGgactaaagatttggatttttgactttaacacagcctctgcgtgtcgtccctttgtgtcctcgtcctctgtgtcacagatgtttccatgataataacacagctttcccacagtggcttgcagcagcatttattcacagcacatttgagaAAGGTTCAGATTAACTCGATGAGTTTATATTCAGAATGATTCTGACAGTGGGCCACTGTGAATTGTGATCTTTCATCAGGTCAATGTttaagttcagtatttcaaagcaggagctATGAACAGTCATCATGTTGGcattagaattattattattaatcattattaataaTGTCGTTACTCATGTATAACTTTGATTAGTATACATGAATTTTATCaatagtaaaaataatgaataattcatgtataactttgattgtgttttgtatattaattatatttaaatagagaTGTTGACCCTGTCTCTACAGTAGCATCAGTGTAACATACATTATTGGTCCAAGCTGTCATAAATGGGGAGCCTGATCCtttattatgaaaacatgacgagtatttttcttgtcagttgggaagaagttggtctttttttccttctttttgctcagtttgtcttttctttgataATTGAAACTCTGATCAAACCTACtcatgttcacagcatgtaaaagcAGCTGACAGTCCGTGGCATTGTTGTTTGTAGAGGTGCAGTGTAGTGGGAgcataaatcaaaagaaaacagtaacatttatgtaataaaacatctgaatgaaaatgaacaggccCTTTATGAACTTCAAAgggatctgaaaacaacactttttaaaagagtaTCTTGGGGTGCAGGTGGTCAAAATAGAAAACTGAGCTGAGACTCTAAGTTCAATCCATCCATTGGTTTTTACttaggaggaagaaatgtcaggcTGGTGCAGGCTGGTTAGGTGCATGTGGTTATCTTTACCTAAATGAGTTCACTTTGTGGCTGCCAGGTTGGGCAGaagtacctgtcccctgttaggCTTAGCAAGGTTCTccaggagtttctccatgggtaGAGCTTCTAGCTCCTCCAGCACATCTGTGGCCGTGCAGGCTGCCACTTTCTTGGttgctctttttaccccactgGTGGATGAGCTGCAATGGTCTCCATTTGTCCCATATGtgtttacttcttcttcttcttttgcatattaaacacattattctgtttctatgtatttgctatgatttgctatttgttaagtaacattgcttcactcactatgCCGGGTTTGTGTGTGGAAGCATTCAGTTGCTGGCAAatcaaacattctgcaaatgaagctgaatactcagttacatgtttctttacatcttattatgttacagattaagtcatttgttcttactttgtttgtcttttcagtcttcatgagggtcaggtgtggggaaacgcCCGCCcggcatttcctcattttaaagtcctgCTGATGTCACACATGACATCAGCAGGTCAAACCAAGTGGAGGGGTTTGTTTGTCCATAGagatgcttccttttgtttgttttaaggtttaaatggatttgttgaatgtgtttcttttcatcaatactgccatttagttgtgtaaatgtggATGTTAGAAGTGTGAAGAGGTTTTGTGTTTAGAAATgtatagaaaccaatcatttactgacagcatgtctgatggaaataagtgcagattatgtatgaagtctaactgcacacagtaactgtgttacaataaggacttaacagcgccctctgctggagtgtttcagtactgcgttaactagaatacaccacctcctcctcacaccacctgctacagctctactcttctatgactacagtcatccacagcactgatgtgaggtcacatggttcatatgtaaggagcacagctgacctcaggtcagtttaatgactgtgagcagcagctgtgttattgtcactgtgacagggagacactctcagacacagcgctcatgtcagcttgttctcatgcaggaggatcaggagctccatgtttgtctttctgtttgaatcatgatgtgtttgtgccatcagagtctgtcatgagtactcagggtttcacagcagctcttctggatgctgacgaggactccaacctcatgtttcacctctctgagcttctgatgtctgtgaacactcgtgtttcttctctgggctcatctggacaaaaacacctttctgtgtttggctgcagcctcattctgactgacaggaagtgtgttatccatgagctgcacttctgtgaggaagtttcctgctgtgtttcctgtctgtggacaaacacgagtgttccagctgaggacttggttccttccacctgtccatacaggacatcacgctgtctgcagctctgtaaatgcagctccaggtccttccacgtgctgctctgtatttgtgcagtttgtagtgtgtcctgggaaacgtagcacacatggtgttcttctgctgtttcctcctttcactgagtgtgaaacactgacgctgtgctgttgttcacagaggggagctgattctagctgcagctggactctgtcatctaactgaatgtgttggtgctgatcacggggctctgaggggggagcagcaggaggactctggatgctgacgtcagtgtatctgtggaagctcccacagcgtgtctgtcattcaatattgtgctgtatattgtatctatgcaaagatgaacagactgtgtgttcactggtctctgtgctgcagctctgatgtcatcatcactccctcctccaccctcagcagtcccagcatgctgctgtggtgcaccccaccctcactctacacctgagccacagaccacaccctccacctcaatatacaccacagttttctctgctgtggaaatgagatcaggaggaaatcatcattattattatttaataaacgctcacattaatgtgggcttatttgtttcatattagaaacattagttgagtgtttttagtataaaatggtcaaagtccctctttttgctcctcccctcacctgtggatgggcggtgctgttaccgtggtgacagcttggatgtgtttcagtcctgcctggttatcactgcaggaatctttcacatttattacaggtaataactctgatttttctgtgtattatgaaccaaatgtatcctgatacacacagagatggatgagcagaggttttttttgcagtttatgtagttactatggacttaatgcacacatattattaaaattagggctataacagttgtattgatgtatagcaacttgaaatgctcccacaaatggctccacagcatgtaaaaatataacaaaagctctggcggacttggttctgtggtcagtcttaaagggtgaagttaaactctgtaatcttcactgtgtcacagagttcagtgagtcccgttattcacagtatcaatcagatcatcagagaacagctgatcagcaatcagtggtgccaacagcgcctcctgtggtgagaggatgcaataatgcaatgtagcatttttccactcaacacttgcagtcatggaaactgtctgttggatctgtgtgacgttgctttcttggttagagttcctcacaaatgtccagatgattcttctaatgaggcgtcgaccatgtttgcagctctttggaagaaaacgtcgccctttgccatccttacttttctttgacttcttcaaatgcagctgaactccagctggtattttcttggactttgcagctgtttctggtcatcagttcattcttgcaaacctctgaagctgaacaacaatgatgctgcattgctggctgatcccaaaaggttgattctgttcatctggacgttttcagaaacgtttgctcactgatcaggtgacttcttcagtctcagctgactgcagctttacaagcttacaaacagcacatttgcacaatgactgaaagcagcagcacctgatatatatgatactaatataatacatatacatatataatccatactaatgatgaaggaactgagctcacagtccattgttcattcagtgaactactcagtttattttgggc
Coding sequences within it:
- the LOC112432411 gene encoding phospholipase D1-like isoform X1, whose protein sequence is MCQSAVNQTVCGSVHVTVLFSISSLVSLSFCSVHQDDPQRLHRSSIDVLDPISDQFYEEAWMFTSARYTSIYQKVFHCRPSSDAGGLPGQCWPTQRGPGSEELKKILAFLVSFLFSSYPNKTFLHLLAPKRLWCPWRSGPEACAHHVDRKHSDTILEMLTVTSEANWTTQLQQE
- the LOC112432411 gene encoding phospholipase D1-like isoform X2; translated protein: MSSTQKDDPQRLHRSSIDVLDPISDQFYEEAWMFTSARYTSIYQKVFHCRPSSDAGGLPGQCWPTQRGPGSEELKKILAFLVSFLFSSYPNKTFLHLLAPKRLWCPWRSGPEACAHHVDRKHSDTILEMLTVTSEANWTTQLQQE